In Devosia sp. 1566, a single genomic region encodes these proteins:
- the nagZ gene encoding beta-N-acetylhexosaminidase → MSSTPPLALFVGMPGLELSADEIAFFREADPYGLFLFRRNLDTPEQVRRLCAQFRDAVGRADAPVFIDQEGGRVQRLNNGNWPNFRSLGSFGALARQDLELAKRALRLSTLAMGTIMAELTIDSGTTPVVDLARPGTHDVIGQRAFGDDPELVITMAREVIDAMLEVGELPIMKHIPGYGRVTVDPHFQCPVVDASIEDLRQSDFRPFMALRNTPWAMVAHLVFTQIDPDHPASVSPAVYELIRDELDYDGVLITDCLTMEALAGSWAERVTAALAAGCDIALHSQGDLKASEAAANAARPLSEASLRRIARGEAMRGTLRVDALALHAEVEQIFRENGIA, encoded by the coding sequence ATGTCATCCACCCCACCGCTCGCCCTGTTTGTCGGCATGCCCGGCCTTGAGCTTTCCGCTGACGAAATCGCCTTTTTCCGGGAAGCCGATCCCTATGGGTTGTTCCTGTTCCGGCGCAATCTCGATACCCCTGAGCAGGTGCGCCGGCTGTGCGCCCAGTTTCGGGATGCGGTGGGAAGGGCGGATGCGCCGGTTTTCATTGATCAGGAAGGGGGCCGCGTGCAGCGGCTCAACAATGGCAACTGGCCCAATTTCCGCAGCCTGGGCAGCTTTGGCGCCCTGGCACGCCAGGACCTGGAGCTGGCCAAACGGGCCCTGCGCCTGTCGACGCTAGCCATGGGAACGATCATGGCCGAGCTCACCATCGATAGCGGCACCACGCCAGTGGTCGATCTCGCCCGCCCCGGCACCCATGACGTCATCGGCCAGCGCGCCTTTGGCGATGACCCCGAACTGGTTATCACCATGGCCCGCGAGGTTATCGATGCCATGCTGGAGGTCGGCGAACTGCCGATCATGAAGCATATTCCAGGCTATGGACGGGTGACGGTCGATCCGCACTTCCAGTGTCCGGTGGTGGATGCATCGATTGAAGATCTGCGCCAAAGCGATTTCCGCCCCTTCATGGCGCTTCGCAACACGCCCTGGGCCATGGTTGCCCATCTCGTGTTCACGCAGATCGATCCCGACCACCCCGCGTCGGTGTCTCCGGCCGTCTACGAGCTGATACGGGACGAGCTCGATTATGACGGGGTGCTGATCACCGATTGCCTGACCATGGAAGCGCTGGCGGGCAGCTGGGCGGAGCGCGTGACGGCGGCCCTGGCAGCGGGTTGCGATATCGCGCTGCATAGCCAGGGCGACCTCAAAGCGAGCGAGGCGGCCGCCAACGCAGCGCGACCGCTGAGCGAGGCTTCGCTGCGGCGAATTGCGCGAGGAGAAGCGATGCGGGGCACATTGCGGGTGGACGCTTTGGCGCTCCACGCCGAAGTTGAACAGATTTTCAGGGAAAATGGCATCGCCTAA
- a CDS encoding ABC transporter substrate-binding protein — MNKTLLAATSAAILVMAAPASAQVVVTVSSEQTTTWVRNFNPFNQTSARATTKDFIYEPLAIFNRLKNQTEFRLAESFELADDLKSITFVLRDGLKWSDGEPLTADDVVFTYGYLKQFPALDFNSVSALLDSVEKIDERTVRFNLLQPNSLIANTIVGMPIVPEHVWAEITDPVTFTNETPVGSGPLTEISRFTPQVYEQCRNPNYWDAESLKVDCIRLPQLADNPQVLAALADGTLDWATSFIPDIDNTFVAKDPEHNKYWFNPSSLVSFQLSMITPDENNRKAFTDVNFRRALSMLIDRQTIVDIAGYGYPLINEDPSMLGELYKAFANPEVQVQFGQFGKFDPEAATALLDQSGYVDKNGDGMRDNPDGTPIAIDIEIPNGWTDWIDAVQIAMESLQGAGLNVKMSTPEESVWSADLIAGKYSMTLNALASAANPYFPYIRSFNPEDFGKSRFTAPHWENAEVMDLLGQYTQIKDPAQQQEIMNKLQMIVAEAMPVIPVYNSPAFYQYSTRRFTGWASAENPIVSPVVSNANPGRLIQLLALRPVQQ; from the coding sequence CTGAACAAAACACTGCTCGCGGCGACGTCCGCCGCAATTCTGGTCATGGCAGCACCCGCAAGTGCGCAAGTGGTGGTGACGGTCAGTTCGGAACAAACCACCACCTGGGTGCGCAACTTCAATCCGTTCAACCAGACTTCGGCGCGTGCCACCACCAAGGACTTCATCTACGAGCCGCTCGCGATCTTCAATCGCCTCAAGAACCAGACCGAGTTCCGTCTCGCGGAAAGCTTCGAGCTGGCCGATGATCTGAAATCCATCACCTTTGTGCTGCGCGATGGCCTCAAATGGTCGGATGGCGAGCCGCTGACTGCCGACGACGTGGTGTTCACCTATGGCTATCTCAAGCAGTTTCCGGCGCTCGATTTCAACTCGGTGTCAGCCCTCCTCGACTCCGTCGAGAAGATTGACGAGCGCACGGTGCGCTTCAACCTGCTGCAGCCCAATTCCCTGATCGCCAATACCATTGTCGGCATGCCGATCGTTCCCGAGCATGTTTGGGCCGAGATCACCGATCCGGTGACCTTCACCAATGAAACGCCCGTTGGTTCGGGTCCGCTCACCGAGATCAGCCGCTTTACGCCCCAGGTCTACGAGCAGTGCCGCAACCCCAATTATTGGGATGCGGAAAGCCTCAAGGTTGATTGCATCCGCCTGCCCCAGCTCGCGGACAACCCACAGGTGCTGGCCGCACTGGCTGACGGGACGCTGGATTGGGCAACGAGCTTCATCCCGGACATCGACAACACTTTTGTGGCCAAGGACCCCGAGCACAACAAGTACTGGTTCAATCCTTCGAGCCTCGTGTCCTTCCAGCTCAGCATGATTACGCCCGACGAGAACAACCGGAAGGCGTTCACCGATGTCAATTTCCGGCGTGCTCTGAGCATGCTGATCGACCGGCAGACCATTGTCGACATCGCCGGCTATGGCTATCCGCTGATCAACGAAGATCCTTCCATGCTTGGCGAGCTCTACAAGGCCTTCGCCAATCCTGAAGTCCAGGTGCAGTTTGGCCAGTTCGGCAAGTTCGACCCCGAAGCGGCAACGGCCCTGCTCGATCAAAGCGGGTACGTCGACAAGAACGGCGACGGGATGCGCGACAACCCCGATGGCACGCCGATCGCCATCGATATCGAAATCCCCAATGGCTGGACCGACTGGATCGACGCTGTCCAGATTGCCATGGAGTCCCTCCAGGGTGCTGGCCTCAACGTCAAGATGAGCACGCCCGAGGAATCGGTGTGGAGTGCCGATCTGATCGCGGGCAAGTACTCGATGACGCTCAACGCCCTGGCTTCGGCCGCCAATCCCTACTTCCCCTATATCCGCTCCTTCAACCCCGAGGATTTCGGCAAGTCGCGCTTCACGGCCCCCCATTGGGAGAACGCGGAGGTGATGGATCTGCTTGGCCAATACACCCAGATCAAGGATCCGGCGCAGCAACAAGAGATCATGAACAAGCTCCAGATGATCGTTGCCGAAGCCATGCCCGTGATCCCCGTCTACAACAGCCCGGCCTTCTATCAGTACAGCACCAGGCGCTTCACCGGCTGGGCGAGTGCCGAAAACCCGATCGTCTCCCCGGTGGTATCCAATGCCAATCCAGGACGACTGATCCAGCTGCTGGCCTTGCGCCCAGTGCAACAATAA
- a CDS encoding ABC transporter permease: MAFLLRRVGFYLAAFLAAATVNFFLPRLMPGDPIQIMFASAGSNLSMENLNALKLTFGFIDAPVGEQYLTYLKSVFTGDLGVSIKYFPLPVTELLGRALIWTVGLVGSATLLGFTLGTLLGIMAAWRRGTIFDTVVSLLAIFSSSVPAVVLSLIMLFVFGYTLGWFPSGYAADPMLDPAFSWQYISSVLYHGFLPMITLVVALTGGFAVTMRNNMINLLGEDYIVMGRAKGLSDQRVMIWYAARNALLPTVSSLAISLGSVLGGSLVIEVVFNYPGVGNMLYQAILARDYPVIQGQLLIMTAAMLISNFAVDLSYLMLDPRLKKA; encoded by the coding sequence ATGGCATTTCTGCTCCGGCGCGTTGGCTTTTATCTCGCAGCCTTTCTTGCCGCCGCCACGGTCAACTTCTTCCTGCCCCGACTGATGCCGGGGGACCCGATCCAGATCATGTTCGCCAGCGCCGGATCGAACCTGTCCATGGAGAACCTCAACGCGCTCAAGCTGACCTTCGGGTTTATCGATGCGCCGGTTGGCGAGCAGTACCTGACCTATCTCAAAAGCGTCTTCACCGGTGATCTGGGTGTCTCGATCAAGTACTTCCCCCTGCCCGTGACCGAACTCCTGGGGCGCGCCCTGATCTGGACCGTGGGCCTGGTTGGCTCGGCCACCCTGCTCGGTTTTACGCTTGGCACCCTGCTCGGCATCATGGCGGCGTGGCGCCGGGGCACGATATTTGACACTGTGGTTTCGCTGCTCGCCATCTTTTCGAGCTCCGTGCCGGCCGTCGTGCTTTCGCTCATCATGTTGTTCGTGTTCGGCTATACGCTGGGCTGGTTCCCCAGCGGCTATGCGGCCGACCCCATGCTCGATCCGGCGTTTAGCTGGCAGTATATTTCGTCCGTGCTGTATCACGGCTTCTTGCCGATGATCACGCTGGTGGTTGCGCTGACCGGGGGCTTTGCGGTGACCATGCGCAACAACATGATCAACCTGCTGGGCGAGGACTACATCGTCATGGGCCGCGCCAAGGGCCTTTCCGATCAACGGGTCATGATTTGGTACGCGGCACGCAATGCGCTGCTGCCGACGGTGTCGAGCCTGGCCATTTCGCTGGGCAGCGTGCTTGGCGGCTCATTGGTGATCGAAGTCGTGTTCAACTATCCCGGCGTTGGCAACATGCTGTACCAGGCGATCCTCGCCCGGGATTATCCGGTGATCCAGGGGCAACTGCTGATCATGACCGCCGCCATGCTCATCTCCAACTTTGCCGTCGATCTGAGCTATCTGATGCTCGATCCGCGCCTCAAAAAGGCCTGA
- a CDS encoding ABC transporter permease yields MAQLAHNKKAVVGLTILTIIILVAIFAPVLTEYSPTQRVGRPHQPPSSEHWLGTTRLGHDVFTRLVYGARISLAVGFGAGLLITLIGTVLGILAGYKGGVVDEVINFFTNMVLVVPNLPLLLVIAAFIGQANPLVIALILGFTSWAWGVRVTRSETLSLRQRDFVKSAEMLGEPSWRIMAFEIFPNLVSIVGINFIGSVIFAVVTEATLEFLGLGDPNTVSWGIMLYNAQNASALSVGAWWDLLSPCLALALLGLGLALLNFAIDEIANPRLRTGGMLSRWTARVRAGEGKL; encoded by the coding sequence ATTGCTCAGCTTGCCCATAACAAGAAGGCAGTCGTCGGCCTCACCATTCTGACGATCATCATCCTGGTGGCGATCTTTGCGCCGGTGCTGACGGAATACTCCCCCACTCAGCGCGTGGGCCGCCCCCACCAGCCCCCATCAAGCGAGCATTGGCTGGGCACGACGCGGCTGGGTCATGACGTGTTCACGCGCCTGGTCTATGGCGCCCGCATCTCGCTCGCGGTTGGCTTTGGCGCGGGCCTCCTCATCACCCTGATCGGCACCGTCCTCGGCATCCTTGCCGGCTACAAGGGCGGCGTCGTCGATGAGGTCATCAACTTTTTCACCAATATGGTGCTGGTGGTGCCCAACCTGCCGCTGCTGCTGGTGATCGCAGCCTTTATCGGCCAGGCGAATCCGCTCGTGATCGCACTGATCCTGGGCTTCACCTCCTGGGCCTGGGGTGTGCGCGTCACCCGTTCGGAAACCCTGTCGCTGCGCCAACGCGACTTCGTCAAGTCGGCCGAGATGCTGGGCGAGCCAAGCTGGCGCATCATGGCCTTCGAGATTTTTCCCAATCTCGTCTCGATCGTCGGCATCAATTTCATCGGCAGCGTGATCTTCGCCGTGGTCACCGAGGCGACGCTCGAATTCCTCGGCCTCGGTGATCCCAACACCGTTTCCTGGGGCATCATGCTCTACAATGCGCAGAACGCCTCGGCTCTTTCGGTGGGCGCCTGGTGGGACCTGCTGTCGCCCTGCCTCGCGCTAGCCCTGCTCGGACTTGGCCTGGCGCTGCTGAACTTTGCCATCGACGAAATCGCCAATCCCCGCCTGCGCACCGGCGGCATGTTGAGCCGCTGGACAGCGCGCGTGCGGGCCGGAGAGGGCAAGCTATGA
- a CDS encoding ABC transporter ATP-binding protein encodes MTDPVLSIRTLSIDYVGAEEDFRAVKDVSFDIMPGEFFGLAGESGCGKSTIAFAISRLHRPPALILSGSQIRLAGRDVLALNEEELRSFRWREVAMVFQSAMNSLNPVLTIERQFFDVLRTHTGMSRAQARDRAAELLAMVDISPDRLSSYPHQCSGGMRQRIVIAICLALNPKLLIMDEPTTALDVVVQREILGRIDVLRQQLGFSVLFITHDLALMVQACDRIGIMLEGELVEVNAAQTIYQSPQHAYTRRLWGSMPKLSGQQIGASAAL; translated from the coding sequence ATGACCGATCCCGTCCTGTCCATTCGCACCCTTTCCATCGACTATGTTGGCGCCGAGGAGGATTTCCGCGCCGTCAAGGATGTCAGCTTCGACATCATGCCCGGTGAGTTCTTCGGGCTTGCCGGGGAATCGGGTTGCGGGAAAAGCACCATTGCCTTTGCCATCAGCCGCCTGCATCGCCCGCCCGCGCTGATCCTGAGCGGCAGCCAGATCCGGCTTGCTGGCCGTGACGTGCTGGCTCTGAACGAGGAGGAGTTGCGCAGCTTCCGCTGGCGCGAGGTTGCCATGGTTTTCCAAAGCGCCATGAACTCGCTCAATCCCGTCCTCACCATCGAGCGGCAGTTTTTCGATGTGCTGCGCACCCATACCGGCATGTCGCGCGCCCAGGCCCGCGACCGGGCAGCCGAGCTGCTCGCCATGGTCGATATCTCGCCTGATCGGCTATCCTCCTATCCGCACCAGTGCTCGGGCGGAATGCGCCAGCGCATCGTCATCGCCATTTGCCTTGCGCTCAATCCCAAGCTGCTGATCATGGATGAGCCAACCACCGCGCTCGATGTGGTGGTGCAGCGTGAGATACTGGGCCGTATCGATGTTCTGCGCCAGCAACTAGGCTTTTCCGTCCTTTTTATCACCCACGACCTTGCCCTGATGGTGCAGGCCTGTGATCGCATCGGCATCATGCTTGAAGGGGAGTTGGTGGAGGTGAATGCGGCGCAGACCATCTACCAGTCGCCCCAGCATGCCTATACGCGCCGGCTTTGGGGCTCCATGCCCAAGCTCTCCGGCCAACAGATTGGCGCGAGCGCAGCCCTATGA
- a CDS encoding ATP-binding cassette domain-containing protein, translating to MTQTEPVLALDNVSKTFGRADQPVYAARSVSFALHPGRTLALVGESGSGKTTAARLIMREYRPDAGQLLFRGMPVTSSGLKSYRAAVQMVFQDPFASLNPAHTVRHHLERPLRLHRPKMKGAERRVAIDELLSRVKLDPKLVAPKYPHELSGGQRQRISIARALAVDPAVIVADEPTSMLDVSVRLGILNLLNDMKRQLGLALLYITHDIATARYVAEDIMVMYAGQIVEWGETDKVLSNPQHPYTRLLLSAVPDPDQRFADTSGAAELTHVEEIRRRSALPQPEVRQVAPNHFIRPLP from the coding sequence ATGACCCAGACCGAACCGGTTCTCGCCCTCGACAATGTTTCCAAGACCTTTGGTCGCGCGGACCAGCCGGTTTATGCCGCGCGTTCCGTGTCGTTTGCGCTCCATCCCGGCCGCACCCTCGCCCTGGTGGGCGAATCGGGGTCGGGAAAGACCACCGCGGCGCGCCTGATCATGCGAGAATACCGGCCTGATGCGGGGCAACTCCTGTTCCGCGGCATGCCAGTCACCAGCAGCGGTCTCAAGTCTTACCGCGCCGCGGTGCAGATGGTGTTCCAGGATCCGTTTGCCTCGCTTAACCCAGCGCACACGGTGCGCCACCATCTGGAGCGACCACTCCGCCTTCACCGGCCCAAGATGAAGGGCGCCGAACGCCGGGTTGCGATTGATGAACTCCTCTCGCGCGTCAAGCTTGATCCAAAACTGGTCGCGCCGAAATATCCGCACGAATTGTCAGGAGGCCAGCGCCAGCGCATCAGCATCGCCCGGGCATTGGCGGTTGACCCAGCGGTGATCGTTGCCGACGAACCTACCTCCATGCTCGACGTGTCCGTTCGCCTGGGCATTTTGAACCTGCTCAACGACATGAAGCGCCAACTAGGGCTGGCGCTCCTGTACATCACCCATGACATCGCCACGGCGCGCTATGTCGCTGAGGACATCATGGTGATGTATGCCGGACAGATTGTGGAATGGGGCGAAACGGATAAGGTGTTGAGCAATCCCCAGCATCCTTATACGCGCCTGCTGCTCTCGGCTGTTCCCGATCCGGACCAGCGATTTGCCGACACCTCTGGCGCAGCCGAACTCACGCATGTCGAGGAGATCCGGCGACGATCGGCCCTGCCGCAGCCGGAGGTACGGCAGGTGGCGCCCAACCATTTTATTCGGCCACTGCCCTAA
- a CDS encoding NlpC/P60 family protein → MLDHRLTLARDGVAARSLEGIVPADRYLDTTIHQIAVACAPLRREPSPSAEQLDQVLFGELFEVLDVADGWAFGRAMRDGYVGFVAASALSGAPRTPTHKVRALRTYAFSGPSIKTAPTGLYSMNALLVAEGREGRFVQTAGGWFVEEHLAPVQEAETDPVAVAQRFVGTPYLWGGRESLGLDCSGLVQQALYACGRDCPRDTDQQVALGHPVDALRRGDLVFWRGHVAMMTSDRDMIHANAFHMAVVIEPLAEAVARISSRGGGEPTAFRRLD, encoded by the coding sequence TTGCTTGATCATCGCCTCACCTTGGCGCGCGACGGCGTCGCAGCCCGATCCCTCGAGGGCATTGTTCCTGCTGATCGCTATCTTGATACGACCATCCACCAGATCGCGGTGGCTTGTGCCCCGTTGCGCCGGGAGCCGTCGCCGTCCGCCGAACAGCTCGATCAGGTGCTGTTCGGGGAATTGTTCGAGGTGCTCGATGTGGCGGATGGCTGGGCGTTCGGGCGCGCCATGCGCGATGGCTATGTGGGTTTTGTGGCGGCGAGCGCCCTGAGCGGCGCTCCCCGAACCCCTACCCACAAAGTGAGGGCGCTCCGCACCTATGCGTTTAGCGGCCCCAGCATCAAGACCGCGCCAACCGGGCTTTATTCCATGAATGCGCTGCTGGTCGCTGAGGGCCGCGAGGGTCGCTTCGTACAAACCGCAGGCGGCTGGTTTGTTGAGGAGCATCTCGCCCCTGTGCAGGAAGCTGAAACAGATCCCGTCGCGGTGGCGCAGCGATTTGTGGGGACGCCTTATCTCTGGGGCGGGCGCGAGAGCTTGGGGCTTGATTGTTCGGGGCTGGTGCAACAGGCGCTCTATGCCTGCGGGCGCGATTGTCCGCGCGATACCGACCAGCAGGTCGCGCTCGGCCACCCGGTTGACGCCCTGCGCCGGGGTGACCTGGTGTTCTGGCGTGGCCATGTTGCCATGATGACCAGCGATAGGGACATGATCCACGCCAACGCCTTCCACATGGCGGTGGTAATCGAGCCATTGGCCGAGGCCGTGGCGCGGATCAGCAGTCGCGGTGGTGGCGAGCCGACCGCTTTTCGGCGCCTCGACTAG
- a CDS encoding FAD-dependent oxidoreductase, whose protein sequence is MKKIGVVGAGIVGAAIATRLIGQGHAVTVFDAEPGGLPASSGNAALIALPEIAPIASPGMLTAVPKWLMDPLGPLTLRWQDVPALMPWLVAFLAASTPQRGALAREALTGLMQTALADHQELAASAGLAGHLRQTGFISLHDSHASLDAAVREAGQVRAALGYDFEAITPQKARAMVPQLEGRFFGAVHQPGYWMVSNPLSVLRHFQDFIRGRGQLQQGRVLSLTQREAGIGVMLQGGEEQVFDRVVVAAGVWSRDLVRGLGLKVLLENERGYNTTFTDLNWNLALPLGFADHGFVAVPLVDGLRVGGAVELAKPETSPNFARAEAMREKMRRYVPSLPEGGKEWMGRRPSTPDSLPVIDIHPGDPRILYAFGHGHLGLTLSAVTANLIAGMVEGTSSAPQPFSITRFQ, encoded by the coding sequence ATGAAAAAGATCGGCGTCGTAGGCGCAGGTATTGTTGGCGCGGCGATTGCGACCCGACTGATTGGCCAGGGACATGCTGTAACGGTGTTTGATGCCGAACCGGGGGGCTTGCCAGCCTCGTCGGGAAACGCGGCGCTGATTGCCCTGCCCGAAATTGCGCCGATAGCCAGCCCAGGCATGCTGACCGCAGTACCCAAATGGCTGATGGATCCACTGGGGCCACTGACCTTGCGCTGGCAGGATGTCCCGGCATTGATGCCCTGGTTGGTCGCCTTTCTGGCGGCCTCGACGCCACAACGCGGTGCGCTCGCCCGCGAGGCTCTGACGGGCCTGATGCAAACGGCCTTGGCGGATCACCAAGAATTGGCTGCTAGTGCCGGGTTGGCAGGGCACCTGCGGCAAACCGGGTTTATCTCGCTCCACGACAGCCATGCCAGTTTGGACGCCGCGGTGCGCGAGGCCGGGCAGGTGCGGGCTGCGCTTGGCTATGACTTCGAGGCAATAACTCCTCAAAAGGCCCGAGCCATGGTGCCCCAGCTCGAGGGCAGGTTCTTTGGCGCAGTGCACCAGCCTGGCTATTGGATGGTCTCCAACCCGCTGAGCGTCCTGCGGCACTTCCAGGACTTTATTCGTGGGCGCGGCCAACTGCAGCAGGGCCGGGTGCTTTCCCTGACCCAGCGAGAGGCCGGCATTGGCGTCATGCTGCAGGGTGGCGAGGAGCAGGTGTTCGACAGGGTGGTTGTTGCTGCCGGAGTGTGGTCGCGCGATCTTGTGCGCGGCTTGGGCCTCAAAGTGCTGCTCGAGAACGAGCGCGGCTATAACACGACGTTCACGGACCTGAATTGGAACCTGGCATTGCCACTGGGCTTTGCCGATCATGGTTTTGTGGCGGTGCCCCTCGTAGATGGGCTGCGCGTGGGCGGTGCGGTGGAACTGGCCAAGCCCGAGACTTCGCCCAATTTTGCCCGCGCCGAGGCGATGCGCGAGAAGATGCGGCGCTACGTGCCTTCGCTGCCCGAAGGGGGCAAGGAATGGATGGGCCGGCGGCCCTCCACACCCGATTCACTGCCGGTAATCGACATCCATCCAGGGGATCCGCGCATACTTTATGCTTTTGGCCACGGTCATCTGGGCTTGACGTTGAGCGCCGTCACGGCCAATTTGATTGCCGGGATGGTGGAGGGCACCAGTTCGGCACCGCAGCCGTTCTCGATCACCCGCTTCCAGTAG
- a CDS encoding GntR family transcriptional regulator — MKTKASETAKIAGEPGRIRGSGAQKVYQTLRQSILDLTLDPGSPLDEVTLSEQFQMSRTPIREALVRLVAEGLAKTLPNRNTVVATIDFAQLPVYFEALTLMYRVTTRAAAVHHAPEQIETIRKFEAQYAQAVARRDALAMIQSNRDFHVAIAEAGGNSYFTNLFARLLDEGRRILRIYYRSFDDKLPQQYVEAHSLMVEAIEAGHADRADALAAEHAAQIVKQIQSYINRETVSKITL; from the coding sequence GTGAAAACCAAAGCCAGCGAAACGGCCAAGATTGCCGGCGAACCCGGTCGTATCCGGGGGTCGGGCGCGCAAAAAGTCTATCAAACGCTGCGACAGTCCATCCTGGACCTTACCCTCGATCCCGGCAGTCCGCTCGATGAGGTGACGCTTTCCGAGCAGTTCCAGATGTCGCGCACGCCAATCCGCGAGGCCTTGGTGCGCCTGGTGGCGGAAGGGCTGGCCAAGACACTGCCCAATCGCAACACCGTGGTTGCCACCATCGATTTCGCCCAGCTTCCGGTTTACTTCGAGGCGCTGACGCTGATGTATCGAGTAACGACGCGGGCAGCGGCGGTGCATCACGCGCCCGAGCAGATCGAGACGATACGCAAGTTCGAGGCCCAATATGCGCAAGCCGTGGCGCGTCGCGACGCGCTGGCCATGATCCAGTCCAATCGGGATTTCCATGTCGCCATCGCCGAAGCGGGCGGCAACAGCTATTTCACCAATCTCTTTGCGCGCCTCCTCGATGAAGGCCGACGCATCCTGCGCATCTATTACCGCTCGTTTGATGACAAGCTGCCGCAGCAATATGTGGAAGCCCATAGCCTGATGGTGGAGGCGATTGAAGCGGGCCACGCCGATCGGGCGGATGCCTTGGCCGCCGAGCACGCGGCACAGATCGTCAAGCAGATCCAAAGCTACATCAACCGTGAAACGGTATCCAAAATCACATTGTAG
- a CDS encoding proline racemase family protein, with protein MRWSKTVTLVEAHAEGEVGRIVTGGVIDVPGATIADKLRHINDVDDSLRRFLVFEPRASAQMSTCLIFPPTRPDADIAFMILQGDKAHAMSGSNSICLTTVLLETGMLPMAEPETIVRIETASGLVTARASCRNGKCERVTLTMNPSYAHQLDAVVDVAGFGKVKLDIGYGGIFYALIDPAQLGLEIRPDQAKKLVEAGSAIHRAVNAQLEIAHPEIEAIKGISYTMFTSFNEAGELKGATIMPPGRIDRSPCGTGNSARLAVAAARGLAKPGDSFTARSIIDSTFEVTYAGDTTVAGRPAVQPIISGRGWIHGIHQIGVDPSDPYPQGYSVADTWGDAFDLMN; from the coding sequence ATGCGCTGGTCCAAGACCGTAACCCTTGTCGAAGCCCATGCGGAAGGGGAAGTTGGCCGCATCGTCACGGGCGGGGTTATCGATGTTCCAGGCGCCACCATTGCCGACAAGCTGCGCCATATCAACGATGTCGACGATAGCCTCCGGCGCTTCCTCGTTTTCGAGCCGCGCGCTTCGGCCCAGATGAGCACTTGTCTCATTTTTCCGCCAACACGTCCGGACGCTGATATCGCCTTCATGATTTTGCAGGGCGACAAGGCTCATGCGATGTCGGGATCCAATAGTATTTGCCTCACCACCGTTCTGCTCGAGACCGGCATGCTGCCCATGGCCGAGCCCGAAACCATCGTGCGGATCGAGACGGCGTCGGGCCTCGTGACGGCGCGGGCCAGTTGCCGTAACGGCAAATGCGAACGGGTTACGCTCACCATGAACCCGTCCTATGCCCACCAGCTCGACGCCGTGGTCGATGTGGCGGGGTTCGGCAAGGTCAAGCTCGACATTGGCTATGGCGGGATTTTCTATGCGCTGATCGACCCGGCGCAACTCGGCCTCGAGATCAGGCCGGACCAGGCCAAGAAACTGGTGGAGGCGGGCAGCGCCATCCACCGCGCCGTCAATGCCCAGCTCGAGATTGCCCATCCCGAGATCGAGGCCATCAAGGGCATATCCTACACTATGTTCACCAGCTTCAACGAGGCGGGCGAACTCAAGGGCGCCACCATCATGCCACCTGGCCGGATCGACCGGTCACCCTGCGGCACTGGCAATTCCGCCCGTCTTGCCGTCGCGGCAGCGCGGGGCCTGGCCAAGCCTGGCGACAGTTTTACCGCCCGATCCATCATCGATTCCACCTTCGAGGTTACTTATGCCGGCGACACCACGGTGGCCGGCCGCCCGGCGGTGCAGCCCATTATCTCGGGCCGCGGCTGGATCCATGGCATCCACCAGATCGGCGTTGATCCTAGCGACCCCTATCCACAGGGTTACTCGGTTGCCGACACCTGGGGTGATGCCTTCGACCTGATGAACTAA